In Plasmodium brasilianum strain Bolivian I chromosome 12, whole genome shotgun sequence, the genomic window caAAAGGCGAATTTCACAAAAAGTGGTATCATTTTTAGTTCCATTAATATTGTTATGTGTTTGAATcaaggaattttttttaattttgttgtCTTTTTGTcgtaataatacatttaaattttaaatcttaaaaattatttaatgttaACCTTATACTATATATTGATTACAGCATATAAATGTAAGCCACTTTCTTTTGTAAATAAGCTTCTCTTTTTTAAGGTAAAAAAAGTAGAGTAAAAtgagaataaaaatttcttttatataaaaattttatgtattttcatatttttgaatttaaaGAATGTTtgaattcttaaaaaaagttttttttttatacaaataaaagaagtttaattatgtttcttattactaattttaaACAGTCCTTGGTAGACACGAAATTACgtcattatattttctatattgtttttgttaaattttttttatgttggAAAAGAAGTAATTTaagtaattattaattatatgctacaaaattatattaatttcttaaataaatatttatgtttaagCTTTTATGGAGATATGTGAACTTTcgaaaaagatgaaaataaaaatgggtGAATGTGCAAACATTTTTGTCTTCATGTATAGATGCGTTATgggaaattttaattttgattaAACAGTATAAGCATTTAAATGCTactaacaaaataaataacacaCCATATTATTCTCAAGAGATAAGGGGGAGGTTAATTGGGACATGAAAAGTGgaaaacaattatattttcatgtaTGACACATGAATAAAAGcaaacatacataattaCATGAGAATacgaatgaataaataacgCATATGTAAAAAGGGTAAGGTAGTTGActgggtaaaaaaaaaaacaaaacgaaTCAAACATGCGTATACGAGATATAAAATAGTTTATaagagtaaaaaaataaagaaaataagaaatcaCTTTTAAACACAGATCCGCTAAAAGaagataaatttataaataaaaatttgatgAAAAAGAAGGGGAAAAAGTAATTATATCAATATAAGAGTCCATGGTACGCgaaatcatatttttacatgttGGACAATGTGGCAATCAATTAGGTCATGAGTTTTGGTCTGTAGCAATTAAGGAacatttgaataaaaaaattaacgagAAAAGAGAATTGGTAGGAAAGCACAGTTTTATGAACGATTCTGCATCCtccttttttgaaaatgtgtataaaaattttaatttaaatcaAAAAGAAAGTTTAAAAGCCCGAGCCATATTAATAGATACAGAAACTGGAGTAGCAAATGAAATTATGAAAAGTTCCATTTCTCCATattttgatgaaaataacatttttacgCAACATTCAGGGGCAGGAAATAATTGGTCACAAGGATACATGTACTATGGAAAGATGTACGAAACATTAATAGATAAcataattagaaaaaatgtagaaaaatGTGATTCTTTAcaatctttttatattacatcaTCATTAGGAGGTGGAACTGGATCCGGCTTAGGTTCCTATATTTTAGAAATGTTATCTGAtaattataaacaaataaaatttagtaaCTGTGTATTTCCATCAGCTTGTGACGATGTAATTACATCTCCGTATAACAGTTTTTTTGCCTTAACAAAAATTCATGAATTTTCAAATTGCGTTTTACCTGTTTCAAATGATGCATTACTAGACAttttaaatagtaaaaaattgaaagaaaaaaaaaatgataaaaatgattattcAAAGATGAATAATATAGTAGCTAATGTAATTTTAAACTTAACTAGTTCTATGAGATTTGAGGGTTCATTAAATGTggatataaatgaaatatgtaCGAATTTAATTCCATACCccttttttaactttatgTTGTCCTCTCTAAGCCCTTGCGTAGAAACGGAAAATATTAGAACTTTTGATCACTTGttcaaaaatgttttaaatcGTAATAATCAAATGCTCATAGCCAACCCAAAGGATGGTCTTAGTTTATCCATGGCATTTTTAGTTCGGGGTAATATCAATATTTCAGATGTTACTAAGAATgtattgttaataaaaaataatttgaatatcCTCCGTTACAACAAGGATGCTACAAAAATAGGGTTATGTAATGTATCCCCATTAAATCAGCCGTACAGTTTATTATGTTTGATTAACTCGTGTGAAATAAGAAACAGTTTTCTGCAAATATTAGAAAGATTTAATAAATTGTTCAAAAGAAAGGCACACTTGCATCATTACTTGGAATATTTAACTATGGATGATATTTTagaatttaaagaaaaaatacaaaatttaatttttgagtatagttatattcaaaaaaattcattCTGCTCACCAAAGtttttaaatagaaatactataaatatattaggaTACGATATATGCGAAGAAAATGATACAcatgataataattatatcaaCTTAGAGAGTAGTAATCCGTATTATTTGAAgtccaaaataaaaaagtgcGATAAAAGTATTAGCTGGTTtgattttaaaacaaaaccaattatttaatttaataatgcATTTTATCCTATCCCAGATGCTATATTTAGGTATGCATGTTTGTGATCGTGCCTTATGTATTTGTTTTATCTACAATAATGCtttaagtatttttattattttttatgtaaacttttttttaaagttatgttttttaagtaagttattttatattatcttaTTACAGTTAACTTCTATTTTTGTAGTAATTTCgcttttttaaagaataacACATAAGGaattaatatgtaaaaatttcaCTTTACTGGAAATACCATATTCTCCTAATATATTAAGGATCACatgctatattttattaatttatattgtattaatttttcagcATCATAGTGTTAATATTAGTAAACTTTTTACCCTGTTCTGTAGCAATGTAACATAATAGAGCCATTGAAACGTGAAGTGACATTTAAACATTTAGAAGTTGATAATTATTCTGGTTGAATGTTAAGAAACAGATGAAAAATACATGctaatgaataaatattattttcttttcctttcctttttttgtatttttaaataccTCTGGAAGTTTTTACTATAAAGGGGTTACACTTACATGA contains:
- a CDS encoding tubulin epsilon chain; amino-acid sequence: MVREIIFLHVGQCGNQLGHEFWSVAIKEHLNKKINEKRELVGKHSFMNDSASSFFENVYKNFNLNQKESLKARAILIDTETGVANEIMKSSISPYFDENNIFTQHSGAGNNWSQGYMYYGKMYETLIDNIIRKNVEKCDSLQSFYITSSLGGGTGSGLGSYILEMLSDNYKQIKFSNCVFPSACDDVITSPYNSFFALTKIHEFSNCVLPVSNDALLDILNSKKLKEKKNDKNDYSKMNNIVANVILNLTSSMRFEGSLNVDINEICTNLIPYPFFNFMLSSLSPCVETENIRTFDHLFKNVLNRNNQMLIANPKDGLSLSMAFLVRGNINISDVTKNVLLIKNNLNILRYNKDATKIGLCNVSPLNQPYSLLCLINSCEIRNSFLQILERFNKLFKRKAHLHHYLEYLTMDDILEFKEKIQNLIFEYSYIQKNSFCSPKFLNRNTINILGYDICEENDTHDNNYINLESSNPYYLKSKIKKCDKSISWFDFKTKPII